One segment of Marvinbryantia formatexigens DSM 14469 DNA contains the following:
- a CDS encoding DUF4317 domain-containing protein: MNKKEIAEIKKQYTQERCPISRICGCYVDGEKNKKTQFREAFLSLPEEEFFKYLNIFRKAISGTIGKNLLNMEFPLETEKENGTQATLMKLKYSGLQDDGVLEEFYDKIIETYEYTGNYLILLMYAVYDIPGKASDNQEMFDASDEVYEHIMCCICPVNLAKPCLSYNEKENCFSSRTQDWLVEMPLIGFLFPAFHDRSADIHSLLYYNQKPEMPCGDFVDNVLGCTLPLTAGSQKETFQALVEETLGEDCDYETVRTIHENLNEMIEEQKEEPAPLVLGRQEVKRLFEQSGVAEEKMSQFDERFEEAAGEQTSFVAENVANTRKFEIKTKDVIVQVNPARSDLVETTVIDGRKCLVIALTDEVEVNGILVK, translated from the coding sequence ATGAATAAGAAAGAAATTGCAGAGATAAAAAAACAGTACACACAGGAGCGCTGTCCTATCAGCCGTATCTGCGGCTGTTATGTCGACGGGGAGAAGAACAAAAAAACACAGTTCCGGGAAGCGTTTTTATCATTGCCGGAGGAAGAATTTTTTAAATATCTGAATATTTTCCGCAAGGCGATTTCCGGAACAATCGGCAAAAATCTGCTGAACATGGAATTTCCGCTGGAGACAGAAAAGGAAAACGGCACGCAGGCGACGCTCATGAAGCTGAAATATTCGGGGCTGCAGGACGATGGCGTACTGGAAGAATTTTATGATAAGATTATTGAAACCTATGAATACACAGGGAATTATCTAATTTTATTGATGTATGCGGTGTACGACATTCCGGGAAAAGCCTCCGATAATCAGGAGATGTTCGATGCCTCCGACGAGGTTTACGAGCATATCATGTGCTGCATCTGTCCGGTGAATCTGGCGAAGCCCTGTCTGTCGTATAACGAGAAGGAAAACTGTTTTTCCAGCCGCACGCAGGACTGGCTGGTGGAAATGCCGCTGATTGGCTTTCTCTTCCCGGCATTTCATGACCGCAGCGCGGATATTCACAGCCTGCTTTACTACAATCAGAAGCCGGAAATGCCGTGCGGCGATTTTGTGGATAATGTGCTGGGGTGCACGCTTCCGCTGACGGCGGGAAGCCAGAAGGAAACCTTCCAGGCGCTGGTGGAGGAAACACTGGGAGAGGACTGCGATTACGAGACTGTGCGGACAATTCACGAAAACTTAAACGAAATGATTGAGGAGCAGAAGGAGGAGCCGGCGCCGCTTGTACTTGGCAGACAGGAGGTGAAACGGCTGTTTGAGCAGAGCGGCGTTGCTGAAGAAAAAATGTCGCAGTTTGACGAGCGCTTTGAGGAAGCGGCGGGAGAGCAGACCTCCTTCGTGGCGGAAAATGTGGCAAATACCAGAAAATTTGAAATCAAAACAAAGGATGTGATTGTACAGGTCAATCCCGCAAGGAGCGATCTGGTGGAGACGACCGTAATCGACGGCAGAAAATGTCTGGTGATTGCGCTGACGGATGAGGTGGAAGTAAACGGAATTTTGGTAAAATAA
- a CDS encoding NUDIX hydrolase — MGLTTLCYIENENAYLMLHRVSKKHDVNKDKWIGVGGHFEKDESPEECLLREVKEETNLTLTRYRLRGIVTFVCAGWETEYMFLYTANGYEGEITDCDEGKLEWVKKTELHRLNLWEGDYIFFRLIEEEKPFFSLKLEYEGDRLKRACLDGEELPVSGNETTAI, encoded by the coding sequence ATGGGACTGACAACGCTTTGCTATATAGAAAATGAAAATGCGTATCTGATGCTGCACCGGGTTTCGAAAAAACACGATGTAAATAAGGACAAATGGATCGGCGTCGGCGGACACTTTGAAAAGGATGAAAGCCCGGAGGAATGTCTGCTGCGGGAAGTGAAGGAGGAAACGAATCTGACACTTACCAGATACCGTCTGCGGGGAATCGTGACCTTTGTCTGCGCCGGATGGGAGACAGAATATATGTTTCTGTACACGGCGAACGGTTATGAGGGAGAAATAACGGACTGCGATGAGGGAAAGCTGGAGTGGGTGAAAAAAACAGAGCTGCACCGGCTGAATCTCTGGGAAGGGGATTATATCTTCTTCCGTCTGATTGAGGAGGAAAAGCCATTTTTTTCTCTGAAGCTGGAATATGAGGGCGACCGCCTGAAGCGCGCCTGCCTGGACGGAGAAGAGCTGCCGGTATCCGGAAACGAAACGACCGCCATCTGA
- a CDS encoding Gfo/Idh/MocA family protein, which yields MKMGILGAGNIAGTMAKTIREMPQVQSWAVASRSLERAQAFAGEYGFAHAYGSYEELVSDPEVDLIYVATPHSHHYEHMKLCIAHGKNVLTEKSFTQNAAQAKEVLKMAEAKGVLVTEAIWTRYIPMRRTLDEVLESGIIGTPHSLYATLSYPLTHVKRMTEPALAGGALLDIGVYTLNFASMVFGDSIREVKASAVLTDRGLDAADSITLIYEDGRMAVLHSDMRAGCNREGAIYGDKGYIMVRNINNCEGICVYNLEHQMIAEYKTPEQITGYEYEVEACMRALENGKKECPEMPHTETIRMMELMDNIRAQIGVVYPNEK from the coding sequence ATGAAAATGGGAATTCTGGGTGCCGGAAATATTGCCGGTACAATGGCAAAAACAATTCGGGAAATGCCGCAGGTACAGTCCTGGGCAGTGGCGTCAAGAAGTCTGGAGCGGGCGCAGGCGTTTGCCGGGGAGTATGGCTTTGCACATGCTTACGGCTCCTATGAGGAGCTGGTATCCGATCCGGAGGTGGATCTGATTTACGTTGCAACGCCGCATTCGCATCATTATGAGCACATGAAGCTCTGCATTGCGCACGGAAAAAATGTGCTGACGGAAAAATCGTTTACGCAGAACGCTGCGCAGGCAAAGGAAGTGCTGAAAATGGCGGAAGCGAAGGGCGTTCTGGTGACGGAGGCAATCTGGACGAGATACATTCCGATGCGGCGGACACTGGACGAAGTGCTGGAGAGCGGGATAATCGGTACCCCGCATTCGCTGTATGCCACACTTTCCTATCCGCTCACGCATGTGAAACGCATGACAGAGCCGGCGCTGGCTGGCGGGGCGCTGCTTGACATCGGCGTCTACACGCTGAACTTTGCCTCGATGGTTTTCGGAGACAGTATCCGGGAGGTGAAGGCGTCCGCAGTATTGACGGACCGCGGGCTGGATGCGGCGGACAGCATTACGCTCATTTATGAGGATGGAAGGATGGCAGTGCTTCACAGCGATATGCGGGCAGGCTGCAACCGTGAGGGAGCAATTTACGGGGACAAGGGTTATATCATGGTGCGCAATATCAATAACTGTGAAGGTATCTGCGTTTATAACCTGGAGCATCAGATGATTGCGGAATATAAAACGCCGGAACAGATTACCGGCTATGAATACGAGGTGGAGGCGTGTATGCGCGCACTGGAAAACGGCAAAAAAGAGTGCCCGGAAATGCCGCATACAGAAACCATACGTATGATGGAACTGATGGACAATATCCGTGCACAGATTGGGGTTGTTTACCCGAACGAAAAATAA
- a CDS encoding regulatory protein RecX, whose product MGYDLQKRAKLRCMHLLERRDYTEKQLRDKLRMGKTQYPPEVIDAAVEYVKGYHYVDDARYARQYVECMKVKKSRRQIEQELYLRGVERSLVEAAFEETESVPEEVLIQGWLEKRHYRPEDAEEGERRRMYAFLARKGFSGAAIARALRVDDE is encoded by the coding sequence ATGGGATATGATTTGCAAAAGCGGGCAAAGCTGCGCTGTATGCATCTGCTGGAACGCAGGGATTATACGGAAAAACAGTTAAGAGACAAGCTGCGCATGGGAAAGACGCAGTACCCGCCGGAGGTCATTGATGCGGCTGTCGAGTACGTGAAGGGTTATCATTATGTGGATGATGCCCGTTATGCAAGGCAGTATGTGGAATGCATGAAGGTAAAAAAGAGCCGCCGGCAGATTGAGCAGGAGCTGTATCTGCGCGGTGTGGAGCGCAGTCTGGTGGAAGCGGCCTTTGAGGAGACGGAGAGTGTCCCGGAGGAAGTTCTGATACAGGGCTGGCTGGAAAAGCGTCATTACCGCCCGGAAGACGCAGAAGAGGGGGAACGGCGCCGCATGTATGCGTTCCTTGCAAGAAAAGGCTTTTCGGGCGCCGCCATTGCGCGTGCCCTGAGGGTGGATGATGAATAA
- a CDS encoding YfhO family protein: MYLKRSYNQYHPGTLPVCGGDKNGNFRSFGGKAGMQSKIATGGVTTAQKQDAPREEDNAVKQESSQEEASVRRGKTALSGYAMYTVLFFVTVSTILIYFWKYHKSMVWDCDGVYQHFNSFVYYGKYLREILKNLWENHTLSVPMWDMSIGYGADILTTLNYYAIGDPLALLSVFASPEKAEYMYAFVVVLRLYLAGFSFLLYCRYHKNENVPSVLGALTYCFSGFALFVFSRHPAFVNPMVYFPLILIGIDKIFSGEKPWLFIWMTAVSAISNFYFFYMICVLMFLYAVVRYIKLFGGIRLKELLGWLLKFIGYFAVGIGIAAVTFLPSAMYVLNTGRMEAGNSVPALYPLSYYGRLAGDFFCVDYTSPGSRYYTVLGLVPLLLAAVFVLLVKRKKNTDLKAGFFLLTVFLLFPFFGHVLNGFSYVSNRWIWGYDMLLSYILVRVYPQLFRLDKTEKRVVLLLAVLYGAVVLLIPGHGTAHSRIAVAMLVILCAVIALCGSLKNRRWMTVFFYAMTIGGVGLNAWFLYSPQQTDYIGTFRTAGRPYKMLTTASECYPVKELGDTGDFYRYDSYGIVAHENTAMQTRMYGTDFYFSVSNGNVNRFFDELGVCIRVEQMYDNLDGRTILDRLAAVKYFVVKEGKEAFLPYSYDTKAGGNGKYAVYESGDILPFGYTYAFAVSPEQFAALTPAQKQQALLQGAVAEESSLPEAKLVFNDQEPQITVTAGEGVQVNGNTFTVSHDGAAVTLDFTGVGDSETYLMLEHVVYEGSADNFSLLVTMGSTEKKIPVYTPRHSFYSGKDDFMCNLGYNIEPQTQITLKFSKAGTYTLDDLYVVCQPVENIDGQTEKLRADVLQETEFSDNRITGSISLDSPKMLVLPMAYSDGWSAYVDGAPQKLQGVNLMYTGLELEPGEHSVELVYQTPYLKTGILISLFSICVFFSLQLLDRRIKTV, translated from the coding sequence TTGTACCTGAAGAGAAGCTATAATCAATATCATCCGGGTACTCTGCCGGTCTGCGGCGGGGACAAAAACGGAAATTTCCGGAGTTTCGGAGGAAAAGCAGGGATGCAGAGCAAAATTGCCACAGGTGGCGTAACGACAGCACAGAAGCAGGATGCCCCGCGGGAAGAAGATAACGCGGTGAAGCAGGAGAGCAGCCAGGAGGAAGCTTCTGTGCGGCGCGGGAAAACAGCACTTTCCGGATATGCGATGTACACGGTTCTGTTTTTTGTCACCGTGTCCACCATACTCATTTATTTCTGGAAGTATCATAAATCAATGGTATGGGACTGTGACGGTGTGTACCAGCATTTTAACAGTTTCGTATATTATGGGAAATACCTGAGGGAGATTCTGAAGAATCTCTGGGAGAATCATACGCTGTCTGTGCCGATGTGGGATATGAGCATCGGTTACGGAGCGGACATTCTGACGACACTGAATTATTATGCTATCGGGGACCCGCTGGCGCTTCTCTCGGTGTTTGCGTCGCCGGAGAAAGCGGAATATATGTATGCGTTTGTGGTGGTGCTGCGGCTGTATCTGGCAGGATTCAGTTTCCTGCTGTACTGCCGGTATCATAAAAATGAGAATGTGCCGTCTGTTCTTGGGGCGCTGACCTACTGTTTTTCCGGCTTCGCCCTGTTTGTTTTTTCACGTCATCCGGCGTTTGTTAATCCGATGGTATACTTTCCGCTGATACTTATCGGTATCGATAAGATTTTTAGCGGGGAAAAGCCGTGGCTGTTTATCTGGATGACGGCTGTTTCCGCCATCAGCAACTTTTATTTCTTCTATATGATCTGTGTGCTGATGTTTCTTTATGCGGTAGTACGCTACATAAAGCTTTTTGGAGGAATCCGCCTGAAGGAGCTGCTCGGATGGCTGCTGAAATTTATCGGGTACTTTGCTGTTGGAATCGGAATTGCGGCGGTCACATTTCTGCCCTCGGCAATGTACGTCCTGAACACCGGACGTATGGAGGCGGGCAACAGTGTGCCTGCACTGTATCCGCTTTCCTATTACGGAAGGCTGGCGGGAGATTTCTTCTGCGTGGATTATACCTCGCCGGGAAGCCGGTATTATACGGTACTTGGTCTGGTTCCCCTTCTGCTGGCGGCGGTTTTTGTACTGCTTGTGAAGAGGAAGAAAAACACGGATTTAAAGGCGGGCTTTTTCCTGCTTACCGTATTTTTGCTTTTTCCGTTTTTCGGTCATGTGCTCAACGGGTTTTCATATGTGTCAAACCGCTGGATATGGGGATACGATATGCTGCTCTCCTATATACTTGTCAGGGTATATCCGCAGCTCTTCCGGCTTGATAAAACGGAGAAAAGAGTGGTACTGCTTCTGGCGGTCCTCTATGGCGCGGTTGTTCTGCTGATTCCCGGACACGGTACAGCACACAGCCGGATCGCAGTTGCGATGCTGGTGATTTTGTGTGCCGTGATTGCGCTGTGCGGTTCTTTAAAGAACCGGCGGTGGATGACCGTATTTTTTTATGCGATGACGATCGGCGGGGTGGGGCTGAACGCCTGGTTTCTGTATTCTCCGCAGCAGACAGATTACATCGGTACCTTCCGCACGGCGGGAAGACCCTATAAAATGCTGACGACGGCAAGCGAATGCTATCCGGTGAAGGAGCTTGGGGATACCGGGGATTTTTACCGGTATGATTCTTACGGAATCGTCGCACATGAGAATACGGCGATGCAGACCCGGATGTACGGCACGGATTTTTATTTCAGCGTATCAAACGGGAATGTGAACAGGTTTTTTGATGAACTGGGAGTCTGCATCCGGGTGGAGCAGATGTATGATAATCTGGACGGGCGGACGATTCTGGACCGTCTGGCGGCAGTGAAATATTTTGTGGTAAAAGAGGGAAAGGAAGCCTTTCTGCCCTATTCTTACGATACAAAGGCGGGCGGAAACGGAAAGTACGCGGTCTATGAAAGCGGGGATATCCTCCCGTTTGGTTATACCTATGCCTTTGCTGTTTCACCGGAGCAGTTTGCCGCTCTGACACCGGCGCAGAAGCAGCAGGCGCTCCTGCAGGGAGCAGTTGCAGAAGAGAGCAGCCTGCCGGAAGCAAAGCTTGTTTTTAATGACCAGGAGCCGCAGATTACCGTCACGGCGGGCGAAGGGGTACAGGTGAATGGAAATACTTTTACGGTATCCCATGATGGCGCTGCAGTTACGCTTGATTTTACCGGCGTCGGAGACAGTGAAACATATCTTATGCTGGAGCATGTGGTCTATGAGGGAAGCGCGGATAATTTTTCGCTGCTTGTAACTATGGGCAGTACGGAAAAGAAAATCCCGGTTTATACGCCGCGGCACAGCTTTTACAGCGGGAAAGATGATTTTATGTGCAACCTGGGCTATAATATAGAGCCGCAGACACAGATTACCCTGAAGTTTTCCAAAGCAGGTACCTATACACTGGATGATTTGTATGTGGTATGCCAGCCGGTGGAAAATATTGACGGACAGACGGAAAAGCTGCGTGCGGATGTTCTGCAGGAGACAGAATTTTCCGACAACCGGATTACGGGAAGCATATCCCTGGATTCACCCAAAATGCTGGTGCTTCCGATGGCGTACAGCGATGGCTGGAGCGCTTACGTGGACGGCGCCCCGCAGAAGCTGCAGGGTGTGAATCTGATGTACACCGGACTTGAGCTGGAGCCGGGAGAGCATTCGGTGGAGCTGGTATATCAGACGCCTTATCTGAAGACGGGTATATTGATTTCACTTTTCAGCATATGTGTGTTTTTCAGTTTACAATTACTTGACAGAAGAATAAAAACAGTATAA
- the recA gene encoding recombinase RecA, protein MIKEEKMKALDAALSQIEKQFGKGSVMKLGDSGKNLNVETVPTGSLSLDIALGLGGIPKGRIVEIYGPESSGKTTVALHMVAEVQKRGGVAGFIDAEHALDPVYASRIGVDIDNLYISQPDNGEQAMEITETLVRSGAVDIIIVDSVAALVPKAEIDGDMGDSHVGLQARLMSQALRKLTAVISKSNCIVIFINQLREKIGVMFGNPETTTGGRALKFYSSIRLDVRKGEALKQAGEVIGNHTRIKVVKNKIAPPFKEAEFDIMFGQGISREGDIIDLAANIGVINKSGAWYAYNDAKIGQGRENAKAYLRENPAIMDEVEAKVREHYGLPVDKKPSEEKPADAAEKKAGDAAEKKAADASEKRSADNGGKNPGDAAGRKSADAAGE, encoded by the coding sequence ATGATAAAAGAAGAAAAAATGAAAGCTTTGGACGCAGCTCTTTCCCAGATTGAGAAGCAGTTTGGAAAAGGCTCCGTTATGAAATTAGGAGATTCCGGAAAAAATTTAAACGTGGAGACGGTTCCCACGGGTTCCCTGAGCCTGGATATCGCACTGGGGCTCGGAGGCATTCCGAAGGGACGTATCGTGGAGATTTACGGACCGGAATCCAGCGGTAAGACCACCGTTGCCCTGCATATGGTGGCAGAGGTGCAGAAGAGGGGCGGCGTTGCCGGATTTATCGATGCGGAGCATGCGCTTGACCCCGTATATGCTTCCAGAATCGGCGTGGATATCGACAATCTCTACATATCCCAGCCGGACAATGGAGAGCAGGCGATGGAGATCACCGAGACGCTGGTGCGTTCCGGCGCGGTGGACATCATTATTGTGGACTCCGTGGCAGCACTTGTCCCCAAGGCGGAGATCGACGGCGATATGGGAGATTCCCACGTCGGTCTGCAGGCGCGGCTGATGTCCCAGGCGCTCAGAAAGCTCACAGCAGTCATCAGTAAATCGAACTGTATCGTAATCTTTATCAACCAGCTCCGTGAAAAAATCGGTGTGATGTTCGGCAATCCGGAGACGACCACCGGCGGACGGGCATTGAAATTCTATTCCTCCATCCGTCTGGATGTCCGCAAGGGCGAGGCGCTGAAGCAGGCGGGAGAGGTTATCGGCAACCACACCAGAATCAAGGTCGTGAAAAACAAAATCGCTCCGCCCTTCAAGGAAGCAGAGTTTGATATTATGTTCGGACAGGGTATCTCAAGAGAGGGTGATATCATTGACCTGGCGGCTAATATCGGTGTAATCAATAAGAGCGGCGCGTGGTATGCCTACAATGATGCGAAAATCGGACAGGGCAGAGAAAATGCAAAAGCCTACCTGCGGGAGAATCCTGCCATTATGGACGAGGTAGAGGCGAAGGTGCGCGAGCATTACGGGCTTCCGGTCGATAAAAAGCCGTCTGAGGAAAAGCCGGCGGACGCGGCAGAAAAAAAGGCGGGTGATGCTGCGGAAAAAAAGGCGGCGGATGCATCTGAGAAGAGGTCTGCCGACAACGGCGGGAAAAATCCGGGGGATGCCGCAGGCAGAAAATCTGCAGACGCAGCCGGAGAGTAA
- the rny gene encoding ribonuclease Y, with protein MSWFAALAYRKNVVEKTIGSAEDKARDIIDDALKVAETKKREALLEAKEESMNRKNELDRETKERRAELQKYERRVLSKEEAIDKKSDALEKRETGLTAREEELKRKSVEIEQIHDRKMQELERISGLTSEQAKDYLLKTVEDEVKSDAARLYKELESRAKEEAGKKAKEYVATAIQRCAADHVAETTISVVQLPSDEMKGRIIGREGRNIRTLETMTGVDLIIDDTPEAVILSSFDPIRREVARIALEKLIVDGRIHPARIEEMVEKAQKEVETMIREEGEAAALEVGVHGIHPELIRLLGRMKFRTSYGQNALKHSVEVAHLAGLLAGEIGLDVRMAKRAGLLHDIGKSIDHEVDGSHIQIGADLCRKYKESQTVINAVEAHHGDVEPETLIACIVQAADTISAARPGARRETLETYTNRLKQLEDISNAFKGVDKSFAIQAGREIRVMVVPEKVSDADMVLLARDISKQIEAELEYPGQIKVSVIRESRAVDYAK; from the coding sequence ATTAGCTGGTTTGCTGCGCTTGCCTACCGGAAAAATGTGGTAGAAAAAACGATAGGCAGCGCGGAAGATAAAGCCAGGGACATAATAGATGATGCATTGAAAGTCGCAGAGACGAAAAAGCGCGAAGCACTGCTTGAAGCGAAAGAAGAGTCCATGAATCGCAAAAACGAGCTGGACCGGGAAACAAAAGAGCGCAGAGCAGAGCTGCAGAAGTATGAACGGCGCGTATTATCAAAGGAAGAAGCCATTGATAAAAAGTCTGATGCACTGGAGAAACGCGAGACGGGTCTGACAGCCAGAGAAGAAGAGTTAAAGCGAAAAAGTGTCGAGATTGAGCAGATTCACGACAGAAAAATGCAGGAACTGGAGCGAATCTCAGGTTTAACCTCCGAGCAGGCAAAAGACTATCTGTTAAAAACTGTTGAAGACGAAGTGAAAAGCGATGCCGCCAGACTTTACAAAGAGCTGGAGAGCAGAGCAAAAGAAGAAGCAGGTAAGAAAGCAAAGGAATATGTAGCGACTGCGATTCAGCGTTGTGCGGCTGACCATGTTGCAGAAACTACAATTTCCGTGGTGCAGCTCCCAAGTGATGAGATGAAGGGACGGATTATCGGACGTGAAGGACGAAATATCCGTACACTCGAAACGATGACAGGCGTCGACCTTATTATCGACGATACACCGGAAGCGGTAATTCTGTCCAGCTTTGACCCTATCAGAAGAGAAGTGGCCAGAATTGCACTGGAAAAGCTGATTGTGGACGGACGTATTCATCCGGCCAGAATCGAAGAAATGGTTGAGAAAGCACAAAAAGAAGTAGAAACAATGATTCGCGAGGAAGGCGAAGCAGCAGCTTTAGAGGTAGGGGTACATGGAATCCACCCGGAGCTGATACGTCTGCTGGGCAGAATGAAATTCCGCACCAGCTATGGTCAGAACGCACTCAAGCATTCTGTAGAGGTTGCGCATCTGGCAGGCTTATTGGCAGGGGAAATCGGTTTGGACGTTCGCATGGCGAAACGTGCCGGTTTATTGCATGACATTGGCAAATCCATCGACCATGAAGTGGACGGCTCCCATATACAGATTGGGGCAGACCTCTGTAGAAAATACAAAGAGTCGCAGACCGTCATCAATGCAGTGGAAGCCCATCATGGCGATGTAGAACCAGAAACCTTAATTGCATGTATTGTGCAGGCGGCAGACACAATTTCGGCTGCGCGCCCGGGTGCAAGAAGAGAAACACTGGAAACATATACCAACAGATTAAAACAGTTAGAGGATATTTCAAATGCCTTCAAAGGCGTTGACAAATCGTTTGCTATTCAGGCAGGTAGAGAGATTCGAGTTATGGTTGTTCCTGAGAAAGTCAGTGATGCGGACATGGTATTGCTGGCAAGGGATATTTCAAAACAGATTGAAGCTGAACTGGAATATCCGGGACAGATTAAAGTCAGCGTAATCCGCGAATCACGCGCGGTAGATTACGCAAAGTAA
- a CDS encoding DNA methylase translates to MQEKSRTYIAIDLKSFYASVECRERNLDPMTTNLVVADRARTEKTICLAVSPSLKAYGIPGRPRLFEVVQKVKEINAARRRNAPDHRLTGSSWNDPELQAHPELALDYIVAPPRMEHYIQYSMRIYDVYLKYIAPEDQHVYSIDEIFLDVTDYLGTYGLSARQLAEKILADVYETTGITATAGIGTNLYLSKVAMDIVAKHLPPDKNGARIAMLDELSYRRLLWDHRPLTDFWRVGRGYARKLEANGMFTMGDVARCSIGKPGDYHNEALLYKLFGINAELLIDHAWGWEPCTIADIRAYKPETNSLGAGQVLHCPYSCEKAALIVQEMADQLALDLVEKRLVTDQMVLTIGYDIENLSDPERAKSYRGEITVDRYGRRVPKHAHGTANLPEPTSSAKRITAAVMELYGRITDENLLVRRITLTANHVVEEGQVKREAHYEQLDLFTDYAALEKQQREEEAAREKERKIQQAMLDIRNKYGKNAILKGMNLKEGATARERNGQIGGHRA, encoded by the coding sequence ATGCAGGAAAAGAGCCGCACATATATTGCAATCGATTTAAAGTCTTTTTATGCTTCGGTGGAGTGCCGGGAGCGGAATCTTGACCCGATGACGACCAACCTGGTTGTCGCTGACAGAGCGCGGACAGAAAAAACAATCTGCCTTGCCGTGTCGCCCTCACTGAAGGCATATGGGATTCCCGGCAGGCCGCGGCTGTTCGAGGTGGTGCAGAAGGTAAAAGAAATCAATGCCGCGCGCAGAAGAAACGCGCCGGACCACCGCCTGACGGGTTCCTCCTGGAATGATCCGGAGCTGCAGGCGCATCCGGAGCTGGCGCTGGATTATATCGTTGCTCCGCCCAGAATGGAGCATTACATCCAGTACAGTATGCGGATTTACGATGTGTATCTGAAGTACATTGCGCCGGAGGACCAGCATGTCTATTCCATTGATGAGATTTTTCTTGATGTCACGGATTATCTGGGAACCTACGGGCTTTCTGCACGCCAGCTTGCGGAGAAGATTCTCGCGGATGTCTATGAGACGACCGGCATCACGGCGACGGCGGGAATCGGGACGAATCTGTATCTTAGCAAGGTGGCGATGGATATTGTGGCAAAGCACCTGCCGCCGGACAAAAACGGCGCCCGGATTGCAATGCTTGACGAACTGTCGTACCGGAGGCTTCTGTGGGACCACCGCCCGCTCACGGATTTCTGGCGCGTGGGCAGAGGCTATGCCAGAAAGCTGGAAGCTAACGGCATGTTTACGATGGGAGATGTTGCGCGCTGCTCCATTGGAAAGCCGGGGGATTATCACAACGAGGCGCTTCTGTATAAGCTGTTCGGAATCAACGCCGAGCTTCTGATTGACCATGCCTGGGGATGGGAGCCGTGCACCATCGCGGACATCAGAGCGTATAAGCCGGAGACAAACAGTCTCGGAGCCGGACAGGTGCTGCACTGTCCCTACAGTTGCGAAAAGGCGGCGCTCATCGTGCAGGAGATGGCGGACCAGCTTGCCCTGGATCTGGTGGAAAAACGGCTTGTCACTGACCAGATGGTGCTGACAATCGGGTATGATATCGAAAATCTTTCCGACCCGGAGCGGGCAAAAAGCTACCGGGGTGAGATTACGGTGGACCGCTATGGACGCAGGGTTCCGAAGCATGCGCACGGCACCGCCAATCTGCCGGAGCCGACGTCCTCCGCAAAGCGCATCACGGCGGCGGTGATGGAGCTGTACGGCAGAATTACCGATGAAAACCTGCTTGTCCGCAGAATTACGCTTACAGCCAACCATGTGGTGGAGGAAGGACAGGTAAAGCGGGAAGCGCATTATGAGCAGCTTGATCTGTTCACCGATTATGCCGCTCTGGAAAAACAGCAGCGGGAGGAGGAAGCCGCCAGGGAGAAGGAGCGCAAGATACAGCAGGCGATGCTCGATATCAGAAACAAATATGGCAAAAACGCCATTTTAAAAGGGATGAACCTAAAAGAAGGAGCGACAGCCAGAGAGCGCAATGGACAGATTGGAGGACACCGGGCATGA